In Pseudomonas poae, a single genomic region encodes these proteins:
- a CDS encoding ABC transporter permease, translating into MNLSPLNRRRFERFKANKRGWWSLWLFLVLFVLSLGAELIANDKPLAVHFDGDWYFPALKRYPETTFGGEFPLEANYKSPYIQELLKAKDAWTLWAPIPFSYQSINYDLKVPAPAPPSSVNLLGTDDQGRDVLARVIYGFRVSVLFALTLTVLSSIIGVIAGALQGFYGGWVDLAGQRFLEIWSGLPVLYLLIILASFVQPNFWWLLGIMLLFSWMSLVDVVRAEFLRGRNLEYVRAARALGMQNGAIMFRHILPNAMVSTMTFMPFILTGAIGTLTALDFLGFGLPAGSPSLGELVAQGKSNLQAPWLGMSAFAVLAIMLSLLVFIGESARDAFDPRK; encoded by the coding sequence ATGAATCTATCCCCCCTCAATCGCCGCCGGTTCGAGCGGTTCAAGGCGAACAAGCGTGGCTGGTGGTCGCTGTGGCTGTTCCTGGTCCTGTTTGTGCTGAGCCTGGGCGCCGAACTGATCGCAAACGACAAGCCGCTGGCGGTGCACTTCGATGGCGACTGGTATTTCCCGGCACTCAAGCGCTACCCGGAGACCACCTTTGGCGGTGAGTTCCCGCTGGAGGCCAACTACAAGAGCCCGTATATCCAGGAATTGCTCAAGGCCAAGGACGCCTGGACGTTGTGGGCGCCGATTCCGTTCAGCTACCAGAGCATCAACTACGACCTCAAGGTACCGGCCCCCGCGCCGCCTTCCAGCGTCAACCTGCTGGGCACCGATGACCAGGGCCGCGATGTGCTGGCCCGGGTGATCTACGGCTTCCGGGTGTCGGTGCTGTTCGCCCTGACGCTCACGGTGCTCAGCTCGATCATCGGCGTGATCGCTGGCGCCTTGCAGGGGTTCTATGGCGGCTGGGTCGACCTGGCCGGGCAGCGATTCCTGGAGATCTGGTCCGGGTTGCCGGTGCTGTACCTGCTGATCATCCTCGCGAGTTTCGTGCAGCCCAACTTCTGGTGGCTACTGGGCATCATGTTGCTGTTCTCCTGGATGAGCCTGGTGGACGTGGTGCGCGCCGAGTTCCTGCGCGGGCGCAACCTCGAATATGTGCGGGCTGCCCGAGCATTGGGCATGCAGAACGGCGCGATCATGTTCCGGCATATCCTGCCCAATGCGATGGTCTCGACCATGACCTTCATGCCGTTCATCCTCACCGGCGCCATCGGCACCCTGACCGCCCTGGACTTCCTTGGCTTCGGTTTGCCGGCGGGCTCGCCGTCGCTGGGCGAACTGGTGGCCCAGGGCAAATCCAACCTGCAAGCGCCGTGGCTGGGCATGAGTGCCTTTGCGGTGTTGGCGATCATGCTGAGTTTGCTGGTGTTTATCGGCGAGTCCGCTCGCGATGCCTTCGACCCGAGGAAATGA
- a CDS encoding AraC family transcriptional regulator — MPIPGNCWKRPSWYRPDTTRPVCNDPLSLPGWRLHHVAAHPRSPLALAALLARRALPFIEARAIADGRKVTYTRHAHEHFSIGAVTTGRSYYHYGAETFEISAGTVVLMNPGDVHACNPIRNEPWSYQMLYIDTPWLTDLQHQLGFSSDQGFRPFTTPHTRDPVLYSGLLALYRTLVDAQAEHLQKQSALVSYFSDVQQRLNPCDAPLREVNHKLERAAEYIRTHCTQALKLEDICLAAELSPSYLIRAFKLYYGLTPHAFLVNQRIQFARAQLRQGGLIADVALAAGFSDQAHFQRAFKQHFAATPGQYRDRLKPSANNPHWPPATQPLSG; from the coding sequence ATGCCTATACCCGGCAACTGCTGGAAGCGGCCTTCCTGGTACCGGCCTGACACAACGCGGCCAGTGTGCAATGATCCGCTCTCTCTCCCGGGATGGAGGCTCCACCATGTCGCTGCACACCCGCGCTCACCCCTTGCACTCGCCGCGCTTCTGGCGCGACGAGCGCTGCCGTTTATTGAGGCGCGTGCGATTGCCGACGGGCGCAAGGTCACCTACACCCGGCATGCCCATGAGCACTTTTCCATCGGCGCGGTCACCACCGGGCGCAGCTATTACCACTACGGCGCAGAGACCTTCGAGATCAGCGCCGGTACGGTGGTGCTGATGAACCCCGGCGACGTACACGCCTGCAATCCCATCCGCAATGAGCCTTGGTCGTACCAGATGCTGTACATCGACACGCCCTGGCTGACCGATCTGCAGCACCAATTGGGGTTCAGCAGCGACCAGGGGTTTCGACCGTTCACCACCCCGCACACCCGCGACCCGGTGCTGTACAGCGGCCTGCTGGCGTTGTACCGAACACTGGTGGATGCGCAGGCCGAGCACTTGCAAAAACAAAGTGCGCTGGTGAGCTACTTCAGTGATGTGCAACAGCGCCTCAACCCGTGCGACGCGCCGCTGCGCGAGGTCAACCACAAGCTGGAGCGGGCTGCCGAGTATATCCGCACGCACTGCACCCAGGCGCTGAAACTTGAAGACATCTGCCTGGCAGCCGAGCTGTCGCCGTCTTACCTGATCCGTGCATTCAAGCTGTATTACGGGCTGACACCCCATGCCTTCCTGGTGAACCAGCGCATCCAGTTTGCGCGTGCCCAACTGCGCCAGGGCGGTCTGATCGCCGATGTGGCCCTGGCCGCTGGCTTCTCCGACCAGGCGCATTTCCAGCGTGCCTTCAAACAGCATTTTGCCGCGACGCCGGGGCAATACCGCGACCGGCTCAAGCCATCAGCAAATAACCCACACTGGCCACCAGCAACGCAGCCATTGAGCGGTTGA
- a CDS encoding LysE family translocator — MSLIISMAAFALATSITPGPVNVVALSTGARFGFLASQKHVFGAAAGFTLLLVLIGLGLHEVLARWPILTQVIQWGGVAFLLYMAWKLAVDDGRLDADGSATAPSMLYGAIMQWLNPKAWLACVAGMGLFVVDGDTRQVWLFASLYLVICYLSVACWAYAGTFLRRYLSNPQGMRLFNRSMAALLVASVGYLLMA; from the coding sequence ATGAGCTTGATCATTTCCATGGCCGCTTTCGCGTTGGCAACATCGATTACCCCGGGACCGGTCAATGTGGTGGCGCTTAGCACGGGAGCGCGCTTTGGCTTTCTTGCGAGCCAGAAGCACGTGTTTGGCGCCGCCGCCGGCTTTACGTTGCTGTTGGTGTTGATTGGCCTGGGGCTGCATGAAGTGCTGGCGCGCTGGCCGATCCTGACGCAGGTGATCCAATGGGGCGGGGTCGCTTTCCTGCTGTACATGGCCTGGAAACTGGCGGTAGACGATGGACGTCTGGACGCCGATGGCAGCGCAACCGCGCCGTCGATGCTGTACGGCGCAATCATGCAGTGGCTCAACCCCAAGGCCTGGTTGGCGTGCGTGGCGGGTATGGGATTGTTTGTGGTCGATGGGGATACGCGGCAGGTTTGGCTGTTTGCCAGCCTCTACCTGGTGATCTGCTACCTGTCCGTGGCCTGCTGGGCCTATGCCGGGACTTTTTTGCGGCGCTACTTGAGTAATCCCCAGGGGATGCGCCTGTTCAACCGCTCAATGGCTGCGTTGCTGGTGGCCAGTGTGGGTTATTTGCTGATGGCTTGA
- a CDS encoding SDR family NAD(P)-dependent oxidoreductase produces the protein MDIRGKVVLVTGANRGLGKAFVTALLEGGAAKVYAGARNPSSVNIPGSTPIALDITDPASVQRAAEQASDVSVVINNAGFLKYGSLLAEDSVENLQQHLDVNTFGTLRVSRAFTPILAKQGGGALINVLSVLSWLSPPGAGGYSTSKSAQWGLTNGLRGELREQGTLVIGVHPAYIDTDMVADVEAPKSTPQEVVALTLQALSEDREEVLVSDTSHGVKASLSSDSPVYLNR, from the coding sequence ATGGATATTCGTGGAAAAGTGGTACTGGTCACCGGCGCCAATCGCGGCCTGGGCAAAGCATTTGTCACCGCGCTGCTGGAAGGCGGTGCCGCCAAGGTTTATGCCGGCGCAAGAAACCCAAGCAGTGTGAACATTCCCGGCAGTACGCCGATTGCCCTGGACATCACCGACCCCGCCAGCGTGCAGCGTGCCGCCGAGCAAGCCAGTGATGTCAGTGTGGTGATCAACAACGCCGGCTTCCTCAAGTACGGCTCGTTGCTGGCTGAGGACAGCGTCGAGAACCTGCAACAGCACTTGGACGTGAACACCTTCGGCACGCTGCGGGTCAGTCGTGCGTTTACGCCGATCCTGGCCAAACAAGGCGGCGGTGCGTTGATCAATGTGCTGTCGGTGCTGAGCTGGCTGAGCCCTCCGGGCGCCGGTGGCTACAGCACGTCCAAGTCCGCCCAGTGGGGCCTTACCAACGGCCTGCGCGGTGAGCTGCGCGAACAGGGCACCCTGGTCATCGGCGTGCACCCGGCCTACATCGACACCGACATGGTTGCCGATGTAGAAGCGCCGAAGAGCACGCCGCAGGAAGTGGTTGCCCTCACCCTGCAAGCGCTGAGCGAGGACCGTGAAGAAGTATTGGTCAGCGACACGTCCCACGGAGTGAAGGCATCGCTGTCCAGCGACAGCCCGGTGTACCTCAACCGTTGA
- a CDS encoding NAD(P)/FAD-dependent oxidoreductase produces MMHDVIIVGGSYAGLSAGLQLARARRKVLVIDAGQRRNRFAATSHGFLGQDGQAPEVIAAEGRSQLMEYPSVTWVQDNVVEASGQLDSFSVRTQCNGELKARRLILATGVVDELPAIEGLQERWGTRVFHCPYCHGYELDRGRIGVLATSPLAMHHALMLPDWGTTTLFTNGVFTPDAQQQALLDRRGVNVQNGAVRRLSGERVDLELEDGRVFNLDGVFTMSRTRISPLAAQLECELSEGPSGPYVHTNETRQTSVPGVFACGDTSLAAGSVALAVGEGVRAGTGTHFSLING; encoded by the coding sequence ATGATGCATGACGTCATTATCGTGGGCGGCAGCTATGCCGGCCTGTCTGCGGGCCTGCAATTGGCACGGGCACGGCGCAAGGTGCTGGTGATTGATGCGGGGCAGCGCCGCAACCGCTTTGCGGCCACTTCCCACGGCTTTCTCGGCCAGGACGGCCAGGCACCGGAGGTCATCGCCGCCGAAGGCCGCAGCCAGTTGATGGAATACCCCAGTGTCACCTGGGTGCAGGACAACGTCGTGGAGGCGAGTGGGCAACTGGACAGTTTCAGTGTGCGCACTCAATGCAACGGTGAGCTTAAGGCTAGGCGCCTGATCCTTGCCACCGGCGTGGTGGACGAATTGCCCGCCATCGAAGGCCTGCAAGAGCGCTGGGGCACGCGGGTGTTTCATTGCCCTTACTGCCACGGCTACGAGTTGGACAGGGGCCGCATCGGCGTACTGGCCACATCACCCTTGGCGATGCATCACGCCTTGATGCTGCCGGATTGGGGCACCACCACCTTGTTTACCAACGGTGTATTCACGCCGGATGCGCAACAACAGGCGCTGTTGGATCGGCGTGGTGTGAATGTGCAAAACGGCGCTGTTCGGCGCCTCAGCGGTGAGCGTGTCGATCTGGAGTTGGAGGACGGCAGGGTGTTCAACCTTGATGGCGTGTTCACGATGTCACGCACCCGCATCAGCCCGCTGGCAGCACAGTTGGAGTGCGAGTTGTCAGAGGGGCCGAGTGGCCCTTACGTACACACAAATGAAACCCGCCAGACCTCGGTGCCTGGCGTGTTTGCCTGTGGTGACACGTCCCTCGCTGCGGGTTCGGTAGCACTGGCCGTGGGCGAGGGCGTGCGCGCCGGTACCGGCACGCACTTTTCGTTGATCAACGGTTGA
- a CDS encoding ribonuclease, with protein sequence MKYWMALWLVLATNAMAAPRAQGTPGEFDFYILSLSWSPTFCLTHPNNEQCSGKGYGFVLHGLWPQYARGGWPASCSPQSQLNREEIDKGAALFPTRSLLKHEWAKHGTCSGLEPLAYLEKTDAALGVVTIPQQLQPFNTPPSLQAREIEALFRESNPRMGNHGLAVICKGKVLSEVRVCLTKDLAFAGCPRSVKTQCRDGDIRIPAQR encoded by the coding sequence ATGAAATACTGGATGGCGTTGTGGCTGGTACTGGCCACGAATGCAATGGCGGCTCCGCGCGCTCAAGGAACACCGGGAGAGTTTGATTTCTACATATTGTCGCTGTCGTGGTCACCGACCTTTTGCCTGACGCACCCGAACAACGAGCAGTGTTCGGGCAAGGGCTATGGGTTTGTGCTGCATGGCTTGTGGCCGCAATACGCACGGGGCGGATGGCCGGCGTCATGCTCACCTCAGTCGCAGCTTAATCGCGAAGAAATAGACAAGGGCGCAGCGTTATTCCCCACGCGCTCGCTGCTCAAGCACGAGTGGGCCAAGCATGGCACTTGCAGCGGGCTGGAGCCCTTGGCGTATCTGGAGAAGACTGACGCGGCGCTGGGCGTAGTGACGATTCCACAGCAACTGCAACCGTTCAATACCCCGCCGTCTTTGCAGGCACGTGAGATCGAAGCACTGTTTCGCGAGAGCAACCCACGTATGGGCAACCACGGGCTGGCGGTAATCTGCAAAGGCAAGGTGCTCTCGGAAGTACGGGTATGCCTGACCAAGGACTTGGCGTTCGCCGGTTGCCCGCGCAGTGTGAAAACCCAGTGCCGCGACGGCGACATCCGGATTCCAGCACAGCGCTAA
- a CDS encoding Gfo/Idh/MocA family oxidoreductase — translation MTTVRWGMIGCGSVTELKSGPAFYKAPGSALVAVMGRREEAVRDYAARHGIARFYTDAQALIDDPEVDAVYIATPPDSHLEYSLMVAAAGKHCCVEKPMSLNAEQSALMQRTFERAGLHLFVSYYRRSLPRFQQVREWLRDGRIGELRQLTWTLCKPAGADDASAANWRTDPAIAGGGYFADLASHGFDLFQYLAGDIVEVTGFTARQAGRYAAEDAVTACWTFTSGALGMGCWNFVADRREDHVELIGSRGRIQFSVFDDQPIRLEGESNEVLEVPCHAHIQWHHVLAMNAHIRGEAEHPSLAIEALKTDRILDKVLQRNPNVPG, via the coding sequence ATGACGACCGTACGTTGGGGCATGATTGGCTGTGGCAGTGTCACTGAATTGAAGAGTGGACCCGCTTTCTACAAAGCGCCAGGTTCGGCCCTGGTGGCCGTGATGGGGCGTCGTGAGGAAGCGGTGCGCGATTATGCGGCACGCCACGGTATTGCCCGGTTCTACACTGACGCCCAGGCACTGATCGACGACCCCGAGGTGGACGCGGTATACATCGCCACGCCGCCCGACAGCCACCTTGAATACAGCCTGATGGTGGCGGCGGCCGGCAAGCATTGCTGCGTCGAGAAACCCATGTCGCTCAACGCTGAGCAAAGCGCGTTGATGCAGCGCACCTTCGAGCGTGCCGGTTTGCACCTGTTCGTCTCCTATTACCGGCGTTCCCTGCCACGCTTTCAGCAAGTGCGTGAGTGGCTGCGGGATGGGCGCATCGGCGAGCTGCGCCAACTGACCTGGACCCTGTGCAAGCCTGCAGGCGCTGATGACGCCAGCGCCGCCAACTGGCGTACCGACCCGGCCATTGCTGGCGGTGGATACTTTGCCGACCTGGCCAGCCACGGCTTCGACCTGTTCCAGTACCTGGCCGGGGATATTGTCGAAGTCACCGGCTTTACCGCGCGCCAGGCCGGACGCTATGCCGCAGAAGACGCAGTGACAGCGTGCTGGACCTTCACCTCCGGTGCACTGGGCATGGGCTGCTGGAACTTTGTCGCGGATCGTCGCGAGGACCACGTGGAGCTGATCGGCAGTCGTGGGCGCATCCAGTTCTCGGTCTTCGACGACCAACCCATACGCCTTGAAGGCGAGTCCAACGAGGTGCTGGAGGTGCCGTGTCACGCGCATATCCAGTGGCACCACGTGTTGGCGATGAACGCCCATATCCGTGGTGAGGCCGAGCATCCATCGTTGGCGATCGAAGCGCTGAAGACCGATCGAATCCTCGACAAGGTGCTACAACGTAACCCCAATGTTCCGGGTTAG
- a CDS encoding NUDIX domain-containing protein → MKIRATVICEHEGHILFVRKARSKWALPGGKVERDERPVGAAERELEEETGLNVDGLLYLQELKARDTVHHVFEASVVNIADARPRNEIVDCQWQAYGAVDQLDTTDATRHIVKSFLRRL, encoded by the coding sequence ATGAAAATTCGGGCTACGGTCATTTGCGAACACGAGGGGCATATCCTCTTCGTGCGCAAGGCTAGATCAAAATGGGCGTTGCCAGGCGGCAAGGTCGAACGTGACGAGCGGCCGGTGGGCGCCGCCGAGCGGGAGTTGGAAGAAGAAACCGGGCTGAACGTGGACGGCTTGCTGTATTTGCAGGAACTGAAGGCCCGCGACACCGTTCACCATGTGTTTGAAGCCTCGGTGGTGAACATCGCGGATGCGCGACCGCGAAACGAGATCGTCGATTGCCAGTGGCAGGCTTATGGCGCGGTGGATCAACTGGACACCACCGATGCCACTCGGCATATCGTCAAATCGTTTCTGCGTCGGTTGTGA
- a CDS encoding RNA polymerase sigma factor — MKDTDPDVELLARIGNNEPAAVNEMVTRKLPRLLALASRILGDADEAKDVAQESFLRIWRQAASWRSGEARFDTWLHRVALNLCHDRLRRRKERPLDDEQALELADNAPSPEEQLETADRSARMAAALAALPERQREAIVLQYYQELSNIDAAALMNISVEALESLLSRARRQLRSQLADTPGLARPGRGKP, encoded by the coding sequence TTGAAAGACACTGATCCGGACGTTGAGCTGCTGGCACGTATCGGTAACAACGAACCCGCAGCCGTCAACGAAATGGTGACGCGCAAACTGCCGCGCCTGCTGGCGCTCGCCAGTCGGATACTGGGCGATGCCGACGAGGCCAAGGACGTGGCCCAGGAAAGCTTCCTGCGCATCTGGCGCCAGGCGGCCAGTTGGCGCAGCGGCGAGGCACGCTTTGACACCTGGTTGCATCGGGTGGCGCTCAACCTGTGCCATGACCGTCTGCGCCGGCGCAAGGAGCGCCCGTTGGACGACGAGCAGGCGCTGGAGCTGGCAGACAACGCGCCGTCCCCGGAAGAACAGCTGGAAACCGCTGACCGCAGTGCACGCATGGCCGCAGCGTTGGCGGCCTTGCCCGAGCGACAGCGCGAAGCCATTGTGCTGCAGTATTACCAGGAGCTGTCGAACATCGACGCCGCGGCCCTGATGAATATCAGCGTCGAGGCACTGGAGAGCCTGCTGTCGCGGGCTCGCCGCCAGTTGCGTAGCCAACTTGCCGACACACCCGGGCTTGCCCGCCCAGGAAGGGGAAAACCATGA
- a CDS encoding DUF1652 domain-containing protein — MISIAEFSRIMASGFLPLACDCTQNIDGSLRISIFEPESGRVDLLLTRVSPEGLDSIRSISNLIGELRTEIKAGRRGFAAVG, encoded by the coding sequence ATGATTTCAATCGCCGAATTCAGTCGCATCATGGCTTCGGGTTTTCTGCCATTGGCTTGCGATTGCACGCAGAACATCGATGGTTCGCTGCGCATCAGCATCTTCGAACCGGAATCGGGTCGTGTCGACCTGCTGCTGACCCGTGTGTCTCCCGAGGGTTTGGACAGCATCCGTTCCATCTCAAACCTTATCGGTGAACTGCGTACCGAGATCAAGGCCGGGCGCCGAGGTTTTGCGGCGGTCGGTTAA
- a CDS encoding diguanylate cyclase, whose translation MSIEPPSQPYSDVYKTLLESTKAIPWRIDWQTMTFSYIGPQIEMLLGWTPQSWISVDDWVERMHPDDREYVVNFCVSQSRAGVDHEADYRALTVNGDYVWIRDVVHVVRKDGEVEALIGFMFDISERKKTEEHLVRLQKQLEEYSYQDGLTGIANRRMFDTVLEREWASAQRSQLPLSLIILDIDFFKQYNDHYGHIKGDECLRQVANTLSKAANRPRDFIARIGGEEFVWLLPETDAASARQVAQRCLHLVRQQQIEHGFSPVSNLLTLSLGVGTRIVLPDSPTLGFVEEVDKLLYQAKRNGRMRAEYAEG comes from the coding sequence ATGAGCATCGAACCTCCGAGCCAGCCCTACAGCGACGTGTACAAGACCTTGCTGGAATCGACCAAGGCCATCCCCTGGCGCATCGATTGGCAAACCATGACCTTCAGCTACATCGGCCCGCAAATCGAGATGCTGCTGGGCTGGACGCCACAAAGCTGGATCAGTGTGGACGACTGGGTCGAACGCATGCACCCGGATGACCGTGAATACGTGGTGAATTTCTGCGTGTCCCAATCCCGTGCCGGAGTGGATCACGAGGCGGACTATCGCGCATTGACGGTGAATGGCGACTACGTGTGGATCCGCGATGTGGTGCATGTAGTGCGCAAGGACGGCGAAGTCGAGGCACTGATCGGATTTATGTTCGATATCAGCGAACGCAAGAAGACCGAGGAGCACCTGGTGCGTTTGCAAAAGCAACTTGAGGAATATTCCTACCAGGACGGCCTCACCGGCATCGCCAACCGGCGCATGTTCGACACCGTGCTGGAGCGAGAATGGGCCAGCGCCCAGCGTAGCCAGTTACCGTTATCGCTGATCATCCTCGATATCGACTTTTTCAAGCAGTACAACGACCACTACGGCCACATCAAAGGTGACGAATGCCTACGCCAAGTGGCGAACACGCTGTCGAAGGCGGCCAACCGGCCACGGGACTTCATTGCACGTATCGGCGGCGAAGAATTCGTCTGGTTGCTCCCGGAGACTGACGCGGCATCGGCCAGGCAAGTGGCACAGCGATGTCTGCACCTGGTGCGCCAACAGCAGATCGAACACGGTTTTTCGCCGGTATCGAACCTGTTGACCCTCAGCTTGGGCGTCGGTACCCGAATCGTCCTGCCCGATAGCCCAACCCTGGGTTTTGTCGAAGAAGTCGACAAATTGCTGTACCAGGCCAAGCGCAATGGGCGGATGCGCGCGGAGTATGCCGAGGGTTAA